The genomic stretch GTGCTGACACTGATACCAAAAGTTGCCGCAAATTCCACCTGAGTCATGCCAACTTTTGCGCGGACGTTTTTCACATCAACAGGTGAGAATTGATGCACTTTTGCTTGTGGGCAGTTGCCCTTTGCGAAAGTGATGGCTTCTTCCAAGCCTTGTTTGATGCTTGAAGCGATCATGCCGCTTTTGCCAAACTGAAAGAAACATGTTGCCCCACCGCTTCCAGCATGTTAACCAGCCTGTCGATGGTGCAACGGTCAATCTTGCCTTTGAGAACATCATTCAAACGTGGCTGAGTTGTTCCCAACACGTTAGCTGCATCCTTCTGGGTATAACCACTGGCTTCAAACCACTTGGTGATTTCCAACATCAGAGCCGAGCGCAGCTTGAGGTTGGCGCGGATGACGGGATCAGGTTCGAGTGCATCCCACACATTGGCGAATGCCTGCATTTTTAATGTCATGATTTCAACTCCCTAAGCAGTTCTTTGTAAATGTCTCTACCCCTGTCAATGTCCTTCGGAGCAGTTTGCTGGGTTTTCTTTTGGAAAGCATGTAACACATAAATGGCATCATCAAATTTGGCAACGTAGAAAACCCGATACTGCTCTTTGGGTAAGTCTGTTTTGATACGGATTTCGTAGACACCTTGCCCGACCGTCGGCATGGCTTTCCAGTCGCTCGGCATGAGTCCATTTTGCACTTTGCCTATCTGATAACCAGCTTCACGGCGTGCTTCCTCTGGAAACTGGATAATGGTTTCCAGCGAGTCACCCAGAAAAATAGCTTGTTTCATATGATCCTTCATCTGAACATTATTGCTGAAATATATCAAGTTTGATATTAAATGCAAGTCGGCATGGTAATGGGTTTCAGCCACCCTCAAAATAATCCGTATCTACCTTCTTCACTTCGTAATGCTCGACCACCGACACGCCTACGTTGTATTCCACCATCAACGCCGCGAGTTTTTCGCCGTCAATCAGGATGATGCGTGTCTCAATCGAGCCAGCATATTCTTTGGCTTCGCGGGAAAAGGTGGAGGTGGTCATGAAAATGCCTTTCTTTGCCCGTTGCCCTTGTAGCGCCCCGGCAAATTTCTGGATTTCGGGGCGACCCACCGTGGCCTCCCAGCGTTTGGCTTGCATGTACAGCACATCCACGCCCAGCCGGTCTTCGTTGATGATGCCGTCAATGCCACCGTCGCCGCTTTTGCCGATGGCGCGGCCTGCATCCTGACGGTTGCCGCCGTAGCCCATCTTGATCAGCAGATCGACTACCAGTTTTTCAAAGAAGGTGGGGGAGGCTTCTTTGACGGTTTCCAGCACTTCCTGTTCAAGGTTGCGGCATAACAGGCGGTGCGCGGAGGCGAGGATGTCTTCGGGGGTGTCATCGAAAATGACCTCGGAATCCATGTCCAGCATCGTGCCGTTATCGATTTTATTTGTCTGGCGACGGTTGCGGAATGCCTGAAATTCGGGGAATTGTGCCAAGGTGGCAACGCGGATGCTGAGCGGGTTGGTTTGGAGCAATTGCCGCCCGCGTTCGGTAATCACGAAATGGCCGCGTCGGGGCGAACGCAATGCCCCCGCTTGTTTGAGGTAGGAACGCGCCCAGCCTACCCGATTGCCAAAAACCGATTGCGTGCCACTGGGGAGGATGGCACTGCGCTCGGCTTCGCTCAGGCAATAATGGTCAGCCAGCAGCGTGACAGCATCACGTAATTTGTGTTCCTGTCCATCGGCTGCCAATTGTAACAGCGGGCGCATCAAGGTTTGGTAATCAGGTATGGGCATGGGCTTTGGTCACTAGAGGGCTTACCATGATCATGCCATGAATCCGCCGATGTTTCATGCCTCAATAAAAAAGCGCAACGGGTGTCGCGCTTTTTGTTTGTACGTCGGAGGAGTCCGGTAATTACACCGCTTTTTTCACCAATCCGATGAGGAACAGCAGGATAACCGCACCAATAACCGCCCAGATCAGGGTTCCTAGCAAGGGGCCAACACCCAGATTCACTGACAGAATGCCACCAACAAACGTGCCGATGACGGAACCAACGATACCCACAATGATGTTACCAATCAGGCCAAAGCCTGCGCCTTTCATGATGATCCCCGCTAACCAGCCAGCGACTGCGCCAATGCCGAGCATAATTAGAATTTGAGTAATTTCCGCGCTCATAAAATAGACTCCTTTTTAACCGTGGTAAATTTATATATTCGGCAACTGCCAAAACACAGTATAGGTGTTAATTTCAGGGTTGATTATCTAATTGTATTTATTAGGGCTATTAACGGTGGTGTTCAGTCGATGAGTGACAGGTTTACAGGGGCGGGTGGGCGAATTAATATGCGCCCTGCAATTCATTGGCCTGCAAAGGATAGGAGTCGGCATGAAGCGTTTGGGGTTAATCCTGTTGTTGGTATTACAGGGCGTGGCGATACCTGCCCGCTTGATGGCTGCGCCGGTACTGGAAGTGCAAAGCAGCTTCGTTATTCCGCCACACACGGTCAATGGCATCAAAATTGCCGAGCTGTCGGGGCTGGCGTGGGATAAAGATGAGCAATTACTCTACGCACTTTCCGATAAAGGGCACATTTTTCACTTCCGCTTGGAACTGGAGGAGAATCGTATGGTGGCGGCTGAACCGCTGTATGCGGCGAATCTGACTGACACAGCGGGGGAACAGGTGAAAAAAGGGCGGCGTGATTCTGAAGGTTTGACCTTGCTCAATGCTACCAATGGCAAGCGCGGGGATACGCAATTGGTCGTTTCCTTTGAAGGCGATCCGCGCATTATCCGTTTCACCCCGGAAGGTCGTGCGATTAAAAATATTAAATTACCGACAGCATTGCGTGACAGAAGTGCCTATCAGCACGGGAATGAGTCACTGGAATCGGTCACGTTTCACCCACGTTATGGTTTCATTACCGCGCCGGAGCAACCGCTCAAGGGGCAGCCACCCAATTTACATACCTTGTATTCCACTAAGGGGCAGCGCTGGTCTTTTATGGCTTACCCTGCAAAAAATAGCGGCATCAGTGGCTTGGAAACCCTGCCAAATGGTAATCTGCTGATTCTGGAGCGGGCGTGGTCGGGCATTCTTAACCCGTTGGTGGTGAGCTTGCGTTACCTCGATTTCAAACAGTGCTCCAAGGCCGGGGCGTGCGAGGTGCAGAACTTGAAAGTGCTGTCCAATTATTTGCTGGTGGATAACTTTGAGGGGCTAACTTATCTTCAGGGCAATCAGTATTTAATGGTCAGTGATGATGCCGATGAGGAGTTCTTGTCAACCAAACTGATGTTGTTTACCCTTGATGAAGGGACGTGATGCATCCCAATGCCCCCTGATCTTGTCGATTTCGGGGGCATTTTTAGGGTCGGCTTAAGCCTCGTGGTAGAGTTTGCTACCCATTTTTACAAATTCCACGGCTTTTTCTTCCATGCCTTTTTGTTTGGCGGCGTAATCGCGTACATCCTGCGTAATTTTCATCGAGCAGAAATGTGGGCCACACATGGAGCAGAAATGCGCGACTTTCGCGGAATCTTTCGGCAAAGTTTCGTCGTGGTATTCACGCGCCCGGTCAGGGTCTAGCCCCAGATTGAACTGGTCTTCCCAGCGGAACTCGAAACGGGCTTTCGACATGGCGTTGTCGCGTACCTGTGCACCCGGCCAGCCTTTGGCAAGGTCAGCGGCATGGGCGGCAATTTTGTAGGTGATAATGCCGACGCGCACGTCTTCCTTGTTGGGCAAGCCCAGGTGTTCCTTGGGGGTGACGTAGCACAGCATGGCGCAACCGTACCAGCCGATATTCGCTGCACCAATGCCGGAGGTGATGTGGTCGTAACCGGGGGCAATGTCCGTTACCAACGGCCCTAATGTGTAGAACGGTGCTTCAAAACAGTCCTGTAATTCCTTGTCCATGTTCTCTTTGACCATGTGCAAGGGAACGTGTCCAGGGCCTTCGATCATCACTTGCACGTCGTGCTTCCACGCGATTTTGGTCAATTCACCCAAGGTTTCGAGTTCTGCGAACTGTGCAGGGTCATTGGCATCAGCCGCAGAGCCGGGGCGCAGGCCATCACCCAGCGAGAAGCTTACGTCGTAAGCTTTCATGATGTCGCAGATGTCTTCAAAGTGAGTGTAAAGGAAGCTTTCTTGATGATGCGCCAGACACCATTTCGCCATGATCGAGCCGCCACGGGAAACGATGCCAGTCACGCGGTCGGCGGTCATCGGCACGTAAGCCAAGCGCACGCCAGCGTGGATGGTGAAGTAGTCAACGCCTTGTTCAGCTTGTTCGATCAGGGTGTCGCGGAAGATTTCCCACGTCAGGTCTTCGGATTTGCCGTTTACTTTTTCCAGCGCTTGATAAATGGGCACTGTGCCGATGGGCATGGGGGCGTTGCGCAGAATCCATTCGCGGGTTTCGTGGATGTTTTTGCCGGTGGACAAGTCCATCAAGGTATCGCCGCCCCAGCGGGCTGACCATGCCATTTTTTCGACTTCTTCTTCAATCGAGGAGGAAACCGCAGAGTTACCGATATTGGTGTTGATTTTGACGCGGAAATTGCGGCCGATGATCATCGGTTCCAGTTCCGGGTGGTTGATGTTGGCGGGGATGATGGCGCGGCCTTCCGCGACTTCTTTGCGCACGAATTCAGGGGTGACTTCAGCGGGAAGGTTTGCACCCCAAGCTTGACCAGTGTGTTGGCGCAATAGTTTGGCGTAACGTGGGTCTTTACGCAGTTCTTGCAACTTCAGGTTTTCGCGGATGGCGACGTATTCCATCTCTGGTGTGATGATGCCTTGGCGGGCGTAATGCATTTGCGAGACGTTTTTGCCTGCTTTGGCGCGGCGTGGGGCACGCAAGTGGGCAAAGCGTAAGTGTGCCAGCGCCGGGTCGTTTTGGCGTGCCAGCCCAAAATCTGAGGTGGGTGCATCGAGCTGTTCGGTATCGTTGCGTTCCAGAATCCAGTTCAGGCGCACGTCGGGAATACCTTCTAACAGGTTAATTTTAACCGTAGGGTCGGTGAAGGGGCCGGAGGTGTCATAGACGGGAATCGGTGGGTTTTCTTCCACGCCAAAACTTGCTGCGGTGGGGTCTTGGTCAATTTCACGCATCCCGATGCGGATGTCAGGGCGTGAACCTTGCACATAAACCTTACGGGAATTGGGGAAAGGTTGGGTCACTTCACTGGATAGTTCAGCGGTTTTTTTTAGGAAGGCTGCTGGTATTGCGCTCATGTAATTCATTTCTCCATGAAGTGTAGTAAAAACTCCACGGCAAGCGCTGGAGCCTCCCTACACCGGTATAGTCCGTATCAGGTTCCAAGGGTATGATCTCAGCCTGCTAAGGCACCCCCGGCTCATCAAGTTACACTGTAACAGATTCAACACGAATCAGGTATAACCCGGCAAACTGTCGGCAGAATAGCGTTATTTAATCTGGTTGACATCCTCCCCTCCCTAAAGGAAGGGGATTCCTACTGCATTCAGCTAGATAGTGTCTGACCGGAAACCCTAAAACCCTTTTCCGATCAAGATGCTACGCCCGTTTTCCTTGCCCTAAGATTTCCCGGAAGCAGGCCAGAAAGCTGCAAAAGCGCCCAAAATAGGGCAAAATAGGGCATCCATCCGCCAAACTTCGCAGGAGACACACGATGCGTGAAGTGATCGCCCGCCAACTTCGCCTGGGTCACGCTGACATCGGCAGGCTGACCTTCAACCCACGTTCGCGGGACGACATCCCGCAGGTGTTGCAAGGGCTGCAATACATTTATGTGACAGACGAACTGCGTGAGGCGGTGTTTGCGGTGCTGGAAAAGCGGGTTCCGGCGGAGGTGGACGCCAGCCGTGGACGCCCCGGCATGGATCTGTGGAATGCGCTGGTGCTGGCGACATTGCGGGTGAACCTGAACTGGGACTATGACCGGCTGCTGGAGATGGCGAACCAGCACCGCAGCATCCGTCAGATGCTGGGGCATGGTTTCTGGGATGATGACGATGAGTACAAGCTGCAAACGGTCAAGGACAACGCCGCTCTGGTGGACGAAGCCAGCCTGCAACGCATCAACCAGTTGGTGGTGGAGGCCGGTCACAAGCTGCTAAAAAAAAGCCGCGCCGCTGAGCGCCCGTTGTGACTCCTTCGTGGTGGAAAGCAACATCCACTACCCGACCGACATCAACCTGTTGTACGACGCGGTGCGTTGTTCGGTGCGCACGGTGGCCGATTGGTGTGAAGGGCACGGCGACAGCCGCTGGCGGCAATGGCAGTACAATCTCCGCCAGGTGAAGAAAGCCTGCCGTCATGCGCAGAAGCTCAAGCACTCCAGCTCCCAAGACCCGGACAAGCAGGCCACCCGGCAACAGGCCATCCGTGACGCCCACCACACCTACCTGGGCCTGTGCGCCGCGCTGTTGTCGAAAGTGGAGGAAACGGTGGCTGACCTGCCCCTCAGCCTGCTGGACAGCCGGTCGGGCAACGACCTCCAGCGCTGGCTGGGGTACGGGTGGCATCAGGTTGACCTGGTGCGGCGGCGGGTGCTGGACGGGGAAACCATCCCCCACGGCGACAAGATCTTCTCCCTCTTCGAGGATTACAGCGAATGGCTCAGCAAGGGCAAAGCCGGTGTGCCGGTGGAGCTGGGCCTGAACGTGTGCGTGATGGAATCGGCTGACGGCTTCATCCTCCACCACCAAGTGATGCAACACTGCCCCGACAGTGAGATTGCCGTGACCATGGTTAAGCAAGCCAAAGCGCTGTTCCCCTCCCTGAGCGCGTGCAGCTTTGACAAGGGGTTCCACTCACCGGCAGACCAGCGCGAACTGGCCGAACTGCTCGACCGGGTGGTGTTGCCGAAAAAGGCCGCTGGAGCCAGGCGGACACTGCCCGTGAAACCGACCCGGCGTTTGTCCAGGCCAGACGCCAGCACTCAGCGGTGGAATCCGGCATCAACGCACTGGAAGTCCATGGGCTGGACTATTGCCCCGACCGGGGGCTGGAACGCTTCAAGCGCTATGTGGCACTGGCGGTGGTGGGCAGGAACCTGCAAAAGGTCGGGCCATTTTACAGGCCAGGGCGTTGGAGGCCTTGCAGAAGGATGAACGCCGACGACAGCGCCAAGCCGCCTGAACCACCCCACAACGCCGACCGATGAGGGAAAATGCCGGGAAGGCAGGGCAGCCCCTGCACCGAAGGCAAGCCTGCGCTGCCAGCCATGCCTTGAAACCCAGCGTTTTACCCTCGTGCTTGCCAGAAGGTGGCGGGGAAAACGGCTGCATGGACTAAAATTGGGCACTCGTGGCGGCAGGAAGGCTTTTTCGGTCAGACACTAGATAGCTGACTGACTTCGGTGGGTTCCTGCTTCACAGAGCGGCTTAAGGCCGCATCTCCACAGGCTAACAAGCGGTATCCCCGCTCTAAAACATTGATCGCGCCGACATGATCGGCGTTATTTTCGTAATGGCATTGCACACACACAAACCGCGCTTGCGTCTGACGATTGTCCGCCGCTACATGGTGACATTCGGGGCATTCCTGACTGGT from Thiothrix litoralis encodes the following:
- a CDS encoding esterase-like activity of phytase family protein encodes the protein MTGLQGRVGELICALQFIGLQRIGVGMKRLGLILLLVLQGVAIPARLMAAPVLEVQSSFVIPPHTVNGIKIAELSGLAWDKDEQLLYALSDKGHIFHFRLELEENRMVAAEPLYAANLTDTAGEQVKKGRRDSEGLTLLNATNGKRGDTQLVVSFEGDPRIIRFTPEGRAIKNIKLPTALRDRSAYQHGNESLESVTFHPRYGFITAPEQPLKGQPPNLHTLYSTKGQRWSFMAYPAKNSGISGLETLPNGNLLILERAWSGILNPLVVSLRYLDFKQCSKAGACEVQNLKVLSNYLLVDNFEGLTYLQGNQYLMVSDDADEEFLSTKLMLFTLDEGT
- a CDS encoding GlsB/YeaQ/YmgE family stress response membrane protein; amino-acid sequence: MSAEITQILIMLGIGAVAGWLAGIIMKGAGFGLIGNIIVGIVGSVIGTFVGGILSVNLGVGPLLGTLIWAVIGAVILLFLIGLVKKAV
- the nadS gene encoding NadS family protein is translated as MIASSIKQGLEEAITFAKGNCPQAKVHQFSPVDVKNVRAKVGMTQVEFAATFGISVSTLRHWERGDRTPHGAARVLLHVVAKEPQAVLRALAQ
- a CDS encoding restriction endonuclease, translated to MPIPDYQTLMRPLLQLAADGQEHKLRDAVTLLADHYCLSEAERSAILPSGTQSVFGNRVGWARSYLKQAGALRSPRRGHFVITERGRQLLQTNPLSIRVATLAQFPEFQAFRNRRQTNKIDNGTMLDMDSEVIFDDTPEDILASAHRLLCRNLEQEVLETVKEASPTFFEKLVVDLLIKMGYGGNRQDAGRAIGKSGDGGIDGIINEDRLGVDVLYMQAKRWEATVGRPEIQKFAGALQGQRAKKGIFMTTSTFSREAKEYAGSIETRIILIDGEKLAALMVEYNVGVSVVEHYEVKKVDTDYFEGG
- a CDS encoding helix-turn-helix domain-containing protein, producing the protein MTLKMQAFANVWDALEPDPVIRANLKLRSALMLEITKWFEASGYTQKDAANVLGTTQPRLNDVLKGKIDRCTIDRLVNMLEAVGQHVSFSLAKAA
- the thiC gene encoding phosphomethylpyrimidine synthase ThiC, which encodes MSAIPAAFLKKTAELSSEVTQPFPNSRKVYVQGSRPDIRIGMREIDQDPTAASFGVEENPPIPVYDTSGPFTDPTVKINLLEGIPDVRLNWILERNDTEQLDAPTSDFGLARQNDPALAHLRFAHLRAPRRAKAGKNVSQMHYARQGIITPEMEYVAIRENLKLQELRKDPRYAKLLRQHTGQAWGANLPAEVTPEFVRKEVAEGRAIIPANINHPELEPMIIGRNFRVKINTNIGNSAVSSSIEEEVEKMAWSARWGGDTLMDLSTGKNIHETREWILRNAPMPIGTVPIYQALEKVNGKSEDLTWEIFRDTLIEQAEQGVDYFTIHAGVRLAYVPMTADRVTGIVSRGGSIMAKWCLAHHQESFLYTHFEDICDIMKAYDVSFSLGDGLRPGSAADANDPAQFAELETLGELTKIAWKHDVQVMIEGPGHVPLHMVKENMDKELQDCFEAPFYTLGPLVTDIAPGYDHITSGIGAANIGWYGCAMLCYVTPKEHLGLPNKEDVRVGIITYKIAAHAADLAKGWPGAQVRDNAMSKARFEFRWEDQFNLGLDPDRAREYHDETLPKDSAKVAHFCSMCGPHFCSMKITQDVRDYAAKQKGMEEKAVEFVKMGSKLYHEA
- a CDS encoding type II toxin-antitoxin system RelE/ParE family toxin; translation: MKQAIFLGDSLETIIQFPEEARREAGYQIGKVQNGLMPSDWKAMPTVGQGVYEIRIKTDLPKEQYRVFYVAKFDDAIYVLHAFQKKTQQTAPKDIDRGRDIYKELLRELKS